In Pseudodesulfovibrio hydrargyri, a single window of DNA contains:
- a CDS encoding sterol desaturase family protein codes for MTTETLLRLGSFLAILAVMGAAETLRPRRGLSTGKGRRWFANLSVAVLASVLTRVLIPILPAGVAAYCRTHGLGLLHLVSPPPVLAWIVSVLVLDMAIYWQHVLFHRRQLLWRVHRMHHADLDIDASTGIRFHPIEIVLSMLIKLAVVLVLGPPAGAVILFEILLNGCAVFNHANVRIPLHVDRVLRLFLVTPDQHRVHHSTNMREANMNFGFNFPWWDRMFRTYKPQPDLGHERMRIGLNIFRDREYGGLIRMLTIPFL; via the coding sequence GTGACCACGGAAACCCTGCTCCGACTCGGTTCGTTCCTGGCCATCCTGGCGGTCATGGGCGCGGCGGAGACCCTCCGGCCCCGGCGCGGATTGTCCACGGGCAAGGGACGCCGCTGGTTCGCCAACCTGTCCGTGGCAGTCCTCGCCTCGGTCCTGACCCGTGTGCTTATCCCGATCCTGCCCGCCGGGGTGGCCGCCTACTGCCGGACGCACGGCCTCGGCCTGCTCCACCTCGTCTCCCCGCCGCCGGTTCTCGCCTGGATCGTCTCGGTGCTCGTCCTGGACATGGCCATCTACTGGCAGCACGTCCTTTTCCATCGCCGACAGCTGCTCTGGCGGGTGCACCGCATGCACCACGCGGACCTGGACATCGACGCATCCACCGGCATCCGCTTCCACCCCATCGAGATCGTCCTGTCCATGCTCATCAAGCTGGCCGTGGTCCTGGTCCTGGGCCCGCCCGCCGGGGCCGTAATCCTGTTCGAAATCCTGCTCAACGGCTGCGCCGTGTTCAATCACGCCAACGTGCGCATCCCGCTGCATGTCGACCGGGTCCTGCGGCTCTTCCTGGTCACCCCTGACCAGCACCGAGTGCACCACTCGACGAACATGCGCGAGGCCAACATGAATTTCGGCTTCAACTTCCCGTGGTGGGACCGGATGTTCCGGACCTACAAGCCCCAGCCCGACCTGGGCCACGAGCGCATGCGCATCGGCCTGAACATCTTCCGCGACCGCGAGTACGGCGGGTTGATCCGCATGCTGACCATACCGTTTCTCTAA
- a CDS encoding NAD(P)/FAD-dependent oxidoreductase: MSDTLYDVVILGSGPGGLQAAIHASRKKARTLMLGRIDNSSLYWAHVENYCCQIKISGEEILKKGRDQAESFGAEFRDEDVLAIEPDGKLFSLKLESGDTVRAKTVILATGSSRNKLGVPGEKELLGKGVSYCVDCDAGFYRNEVVAVAGCRSAAAGGAVALTNFASEVHLYCEELDVNEGLRRQLDETGVKVHEGVSIKEIRGENAVSSVLLSDGATQDVTGVFIELGAKGVLELTAMLGVQLDENMKYIEADKKQRTNVPGVYAAGDICGPPLQMAKAVGEGCVAGIEAATYAKKLEKDE; encoded by the coding sequence ATGTCCGATACACTCTACGACGTCGTCATACTCGGTTCCGGGCCCGGCGGGCTGCAGGCCGCCATCCACGCCTCGCGCAAGAAGGCCAGGACCCTGATGCTCGGCCGCATCGACAACTCCAGCCTGTACTGGGCCCACGTAGAAAACTACTGCTGCCAGATCAAGATATCCGGCGAGGAAATCCTGAAGAAGGGCCGCGACCAGGCCGAGAGCTTCGGGGCCGAGTTCCGGGACGAGGACGTCCTGGCCATCGAGCCCGACGGCAAGCTCTTCTCGCTCAAGCTCGAATCCGGCGACACGGTCCGGGCCAAGACCGTCATCCTGGCCACCGGATCCAGCCGCAACAAGCTGGGCGTGCCCGGCGAAAAGGAGCTGCTCGGCAAGGGCGTGAGCTACTGCGTTGACTGCGACGCGGGCTTCTACCGCAATGAGGTGGTGGCCGTGGCCGGATGCCGCAGCGCCGCCGCGGGCGGGGCTGTTGCCCTGACCAACTTCGCCAGTGAAGTGCACCTCTACTGCGAGGAGCTGGACGTGAACGAAGGGTTGCGCAGGCAGCTCGACGAGACCGGGGTAAAGGTCCACGAAGGCGTGTCCATCAAGGAAATCCGGGGCGAAAACGCCGTCTCCTCGGTGCTCCTTTCCGACGGCGCCACCCAGGACGTCACCGGCGTGTTCATCGAGCTGGGCGCCAAGGGCGTGCTGGAACTGACCGCCATGCTCGGCGTTCAGCTGGACGAAAACATGAAGTACATCGAGGCGGACAAGAAGCAGCGCACCAACGTGCCCGGCGTGTACGCGGCAGGCGACATTTGCGGCCCTCCCCTGCAAATGGCCAAGGCTGTGGGCGAGGGGTGCGTGGCCGGCATCGAAGCCGCCACCTACGCCAAGAAGCTTGAAAAGGACGAGTAA